A window of Candidatus Coatesbacteria bacterium genomic DNA:
CGCCAACCCGGACCGCCTGTTGGTCGTCGCCGCCTGCGATCAACCGCGGCTCAACCCCCGCTTCGTCGACCGGCTGCTCTGCGCCGGGGAGCACGCCGGGCTGGAGTGCGTCCTGGTAGTCAACAAGCTGGACCTGGCCGAACCGGTTGTTTACGATGAACTGACCGCCCCCTACCGAGCCGCCGGCTACCCGACCCTGGGCGCCAGCGTCGTCGACGGTCGGGGGATCGACGAGCTGCGCGGCTTGCTGGCCGTCGGCCTGAGCCTGCTGGCCGGCAAGAGCGGCACCGGCAAGTCCAGCCTGCTCAACGCCTGCGACCCCACCTTCGAGCGCCGGGTCGGCAGCGTCTCCGATTATTCCAGCAAGGGCCGGCACACCACCACCAGCCCGGAGCTGCTGCCCGTGGCCGGCGGTTACGTCGCCGATACCCCGGGGGTGCGGGTCTTCGGTCTATGGGACGTCCGAGCCGCCGAGCTGGCCGAGCTGTTCCCCGAGTTCGCCGGACTGGTGGACGGCTGCCGCTTCGCCGACTGCCTGCACCGGCGCGAGCCGGGCTGCGCCGTGCGTGACGCCGTCGAGACCGGACGGGTCTATCCTCAGCGTTACGCCAGCTATCTCGCCCTGCTCGAGGAGCTGGAGGCCGAGGCCCGGCTGGAATATAAGTGATGACTAATATATACTACGGGGGCAACCGCAGCAAAAACCGGTGAGATTGTATATGAGAAGAACCCTCGTTTATATCATCCTGCTCCTCGTCGTCACGGCGACGGCGGAGACCCTCGTGCTGCAGCCCGGCTCCGAGGGCGTCGACGCCGAGGTCAACACCGACAACCCCGACGACAACAACGGCGACGCGGAATTTCTGCTGACCGACTGGCCCGTCGGGTGAAACCCCTGGAGCTACGGGCTGATCAGGTTTGATCTGGCCGACCTCCCCGATGACATCGTCGTCGATGCAGCCGTCCTGACCCTCTACCACTATGCCGTCTATCAGCCCGGCACGGGCTGGACAATCCAGCGCCTGACCGAGGACTGGCAGGAGGACGCCGTAACCTATAACACGCTACCGACTTACGATCCCGCTATCTACGCCAAAGCCTATATGCTCGGCGAGGCTGGTCCGGTAATCTTCGATGTCCGCGACCTGATCGCCGAGTGGGTCGCCGGCGCATCACCCAACTATGGACTGTTGGTGACCAACGACTTCCAGATCTACGGCGAGTGGCCCGGCGTGGCCTCCTCGGACCATCCCCAGGCCGACTGGCGACCCGAGCTGGTCATCGAATACCACGAATCCGGACCCGGGGTCCAAACCTCCAGTTGGGGTAGGCTCAAGGTCCGGGGCGGGTAGGGCCCCCTCGCGGTTCGAGAGGGACGGGCTGCCGGCCGGAATCTGCTGGTCAAGCCGTCACAGAAGCGTCGGGCGGGGCACCAAGTGCCCCGCCCGTGTCCGTATTGGTCGAGAAAGACTCAAGCCGCCCGCCAAGGGCTGATCGCCCCACCGCTGTCAGGCGCTCCTGCGGGATGAGGTTCGCGAAAAGGATGTGTGACGATCGTAAACCCGCCCTGCTGCGCTGCGGGGCGGGGTTTTACGGTGGGTCGGCGCGCGTTGGTGTGAGGACGACCAGGGCTTGTTCATCGTCGCGCGGTCTGTTGAGTGTTCCCTCCGCCCTTCGCCCGGCGCAGCGGCGCTACCAGCTAAAGATTTGCAGGCTAACTCCCACAAAGCAGGAGACCTGGACAAAGCGATCCCAAAGAAACGTTTCCACTTCGTTGCGCTCTTCGGGCTTCGGGGTCATCGTCGACAGCTTGTCGCCGATCGTGCCACTCGTTTCGGAAAACGTTGTGAAGATCGCCTGGGAGGCTTCGAGCGCGTCCGCGTACTCGTCTGGCGTCCCGAGATTAAGCAAGGGATACCTTAACGCTTATGGATCATCATATATTGTGATTGTCTTGTAGTCACGAGAGTTACCAGGATGCTTTCAAGCCACAAGTAAAGGAGGCGCTGTGGCCGCCGGATCAAAGAGTAATCCTGACAGGCACGTCAAGTGTGCGAAGTGTAACTTTCGCTATCAGTAGAGGTTTGGCGACGGGCGGCGGATGTGTAAGCGCTGTCGCAAGCGCTTCACCTATAAACGGGCTCGCCGTGGGCTTTCAGAAAAAGAGCGTGAATTGATTGCCGCGCTGTTGTGGCTTGAAGCAACCGCGGCCCGAGCGGCCAAGAGGGTCGGCGTCCATCCCAATACGGTCGCCAAGAATTATCGTATCATTGGCGAGCGTATCGCCGCGGATCGAGAGGCCGAGCTGGACTCGAGCGTCTACTCCGACGGCTGGAAGGCCTATTACAAGCTGTCTCATTCAACAGCTTCCATCACAGGCGCATCAACCACGATAAGACCCTGGTTGGCGGCAAGCAACGGCCTCGAGCACTTCCGGGGCTACGCCAAACGCCGGCTAATATCCGACCATGGCTGCTTCAAGCACAAGTTCAGGCTCTTCATCAGGGAGATGGAGTTCCGATTCAACCAACGAAACGATCCCGGCAGGCTAGACTACCCCAACAGCAGCCTGATTGGTCCATGATCGTGTGTGATCCTGCGGTTTTATCCAGTAGCTCAACGCCTCGACCACGTCTTCCTCGAAGACGTAGATCTCCTGCAGCACCGCCCACTGCTCTTCGGTAAAACAACAGCGGCGGACACGGCGGCGGCCCCTATCTTGCCGACCTGGTCTACTATCAGAACCAGGACCGCTTCGGCGTGGACCACCTGGACCTCGCGTCGGGGACGGAGCTGGACATCCACATCCCGGACCGGCGCAAGAAGGTCGTCGTGCCGGCTCTCCGGGCCTACGCCGGGCAAATGGGCGTCGGCGCCTCGGCCCTGGGCTGGACCTTCCAGCGGGCGGCCCAGGCCGAGTTCGGCCCCCAGGCCCTGGCGCGCTACCTGATCCGCGAGGAGGGCAACGACGTGCCCGAGTCCGGTTGGCCGCAGACCGGCCGGGTTGTTTACATCAATGCAATAACCTTGTTCTGGTACTACTGCGCAGCATTGGAGTTTCGTCATACGACAAAACTCCGGGCCGCCGGGGCGAGTCACAACCTCAATGCAACCGGCCCTGCCAGGCGTGACCGCCCTCCCAGCCGGCGTTGTACTTCGAATCGACGAAGTAGATCAGCAGCTCGGCGTTGTACTTCGAATCGACGTAGTAAACCTGGACGTCGGCGTCGTACTTCGACTCGACGAAGTACCACAAGCCGTCGTCGTCATCGGCGTCGTACTTGGAGTCGACGACGTAGACCAGCAGGTCGGCGTTGTACTTCGAATCGACGACGTAGACCAACACGTCGGCGTCGTACTTGGAATCGCAAACGTGGATGCTGCCGGCTGGCACGGGTGGCACGACCAGTAAGAGGATCAGCGGCACCAGTTTCATCTTTACTCTCCCGTCAAGCTTGCAGTAATAGAATAGCAGGAACGATCCGGCGCGACCAGGGGTCTGGCGGCTCGGCGGGCCGCTGTGGTATCCTTGGCGCGTTGTCTGGTCACCCTTTGCCCACCCCGGCGAAAGCGGAGAAGACGATGCCCGAACACCACATCCTGGTCATCAATCCCGGCTCGACCTCGACCAAGGTCGCCGTCTACGGCGATGAGGAGCTGCTCCACGAGCAGACCTTGCGCCATTCCAAGCTGGAGCTCGAGGAGTTCGAGCGGGTCTGGGACCAGTACGGTTTCCGCAAGCAGATCATCCTCGAGTTCCTCGAGGAGCTCGGCTTCGACCCGGCGACGCTCTCGGCCGTCGTCGGACGCGGCGGACTTTTCCAGCCCGTCATCAGCGGCACCTACGCCGTCAACCAGCAGATGATCAACGACGGCCGCCGGGGGGTGCTGGGCGAGCACGCCAGCAACCTGGGCTGCGCCCTGGCCTACGGCATCGCCTGGGACCTGGGTATCCCCAGCTACATCTGCGATCCACCCTCCGTCGACGAGTTCCCGCCCCTGTCCCGGCTCTCCGGCCACACCATCATCCCCCGGGTCAGCCTGTTCCACTGCCTCAACGTCAAGGCCACGGCGCGCCGGACGGCCGCCGACCTCGGCAAGCCCCTCGAGGAGCTCAACCTGATCATCGGTCACCTCGGCGGCGGCATCTCGATCGTGGCCCTCGAGGGCGGCCGGGCCATCGAGGCCCACAACGCACTCCACGACGGTCCCTACACCCCGGAGCGCGCCGGAACCCTGCCCACCTTCCCGTTGATGGACTGGGTCTATCGCGAGGCGCGCAACGGCACCCCGCTGGGCAAGCTGAAGAAGACGCTCACCGGCGGCGGGGGCCTGGTGGCCTACATGGGCACCAACTCCGCCAAGGACGTCGAGGACATGGTCCTGGCCGGCGACAAGAAGGCCGAGCTGTACTTCAAGGGCATGGCCTACCAGATCAGCTACTACATCGGCGCCGTCGCCGTGGCACTCAAGGGCGAGGTCGACGCTATCGCCCTGACCGGCGGCCTGGCTTACGGCGACATCATGATGGAGTGGATCCGCGACTGGACCGGTTGGATCGCGCCGCTGAAGATCTACCCCGGACAGGATGAGATGGGGGCCCTGGCCGCGGCTGCCCTGCGCGCCCTGCGCGGCGAAGAAGAGGTTCTCGAGTATCCGACCTACGTCAAGGACGACGGCGACGGGGGCTAGTAGCGCTCCCTTTGCGGGCTTCAGTGCGAGCGGCGGGGTCCAGCGACTCCGCCGTAGCTGTATCACCACATCCTGCCGGTCTAGGCCTTGAATACCCCGACCGGGATAATGAAGGCCGGGGCGGGGTGTTGATCTCGCCCGCGGACCCCCGTGGCGGGGGTTTTCGTCGCAAGGCGCAACTCCATCGCTGCGAACCCCGGGCCGGCGCATTTCTTGCATTCCCGAGGTCGTCGGTCGACGACCTCGGGCAAGAAATGCGCCGGCCCGGGGTTGTGGGCGGTGTTATCCCGTTTGGCGCTATGTAATGCGTGTGGTTGGGGACAGCCGCTCCTAGGGTATCTCGCTGGTGTAGCAATAATCCAGCATCACATTGGATGTCCCGTGGGCTGAATCCCCGGCGTGTCGCCGCGGTGGTGACAGAGTCCCCATCTTACGGGGTTATCGGTTTACGGCGGGGGGCTCAAGCTCCGCCGCCTACGTGGGTTGCCGTTTTCTCCTCCCACTGACCAGTCGGCGATGCCCTCCTCCCGGGGGAGAGGGTATGCATCCCAGCCGTTGATTGCGTCTAAAAACCCAGGGTGGGGGCCATGGCCCCCGCCCTGGGTGGGTAATGGCAACGGCACCTTAGCGACCGACGACCACCCGGCGGCTGAGGGCGCGGTTTTCGCTCTCCAGGCGCAGCAGATAGAGCCCGGCGGACTCGCCGGAGCAATCCCAGGTCAACTGGTGGCGTCCGGGGCCGAGTTCGCCCCGGGTCAGCTGGGCCACCCGGCGGCCGGACAGGTCGTAAACGGCCAGGCTGACGTGACGGGCCTCGGGCAGGGTGAAGGCCAGGCTGACGCTCTCGACGGCGGGGCAGGGCCAGGGCTCTTCGAGGCTGAAGATCAGCTCCGGTTCGGGAACGAGAAGCTCTTCGGTGGGGCCGAAGCGCCGGGTGTTGCCGTTGGGCATGGTCAGCTCGAGCCAGTAGCTGTAGCTGTGTCCGGCGTCGGCGCGGCGGTCGAGGTAGCGGGTGACGCGGCCGTCGAAGGACGGACCGACGTAGGCGGGTTCTCCGGAGCCATCGTTGCGCAGCAGGCGCACGGCGGCGGGACTGCCGCCCTCGACGGTCCAGCTCAACAGGACGCCGTCGTCGGCAAGAGTGGAGGTCAGTTCGGCCTCGAGGGTGCTCAGATCGGGCGGCACGGTGAAGCTCCAGGTCTCGGCGGACCAGAAGCTGCTGCTGCTTTGCCAGGCCTGGACCTTCCAGTAGTAGGTCAGCCCGCGCCGCAGTTCGAGGGGCCCGAACTGGTATTCGGAGTTGATCAGGCCGGTGATGGTCTGGTGGGGGGCGAAGTCGGGCTCGGTCGAGAACCACAGATCGTAGGTCGGACTAACGGCCAGCGGCAGGTCCTCCCAGTCGACCCGGGGCCAGTCGGGGACCTGTTGGCCGTCGGGTGGGGAGAGGAGGTGGAAGGTCGGCGAGACCTGGAAGCTCCAGGTTTCGTTGGAGATGGTCTCGGCGAAGCCGTCGGTGGCCCGGACCTTCCAGTAGTAGAGGGGGCCGATGACCAGTTCGTCGCCGGAGAAGGTGTAGTTGGTCGTGTCGAGGTCGGTGATCTCGTTGTAAGTGCTGAAGTCGGGGTCCGTCGAGTAGAGCAGGGCGTAGCCGACCGCGGGGAAGTCGACGACCTCCTCCCAGCTGACCTCGGGCCAGGTTTCGAAGATCGAGCCGTCCTCGGGGCCGAGGAGGCTGAAGGGCGGCGGCGGGTTGTTGGTCCAGAGGAAGTTGAGGTCCAGTCCGCCGGCGTCGAAGTAGCTGACGACGGGGTTGTCGTTCTCGTCGAGAGCCAGGGATGTGTGTTTACCGACGACGTCCTCCTCGTCGAGGATCTCGCTGGTCCAGGCGGCGCCGTCCCACCAGGTGTAGACCAGATCGTCGTTCTCGTTGTCGTAATGGGCGACGTGGGGGTAATCGTTCTCGT
This region includes:
- the rsgA gene encoding ribosome small subunit-dependent GTPase A, which encodes MSTRSSPSWRNSTDNKNKAESSLAGIVMRLEGNDSLVQTDEGRRLSCFLPKTLRREARQRGATALAVGDRVILEPAGEDWRIVEVEPRRSSLSRRRSDRRHPFEDVLVANPDRLLVVAACDQPRLNPRFVDRLLCAGEHAGLECVLVVNKLDLAEPVVYDELTAPYRAAGYPTLGASVVDGRGIDELRGLLAVGLSLLAGKSGTGKSSLLNACDPTFERRVGSVSDYSSKGRHTTTSPELLPVAGGYVADTPGVRVFGLWDVRAAELAELFPEFAGLVDGCRFADCLHRREPGCAVRDAVETGRVYPQRYASYLALLEELEAEARLEYK
- the buk gene encoding butyrate kinase: MPEHHILVINPGSTSTKVAVYGDEELLHEQTLRHSKLELEEFERVWDQYGFRKQIILEFLEELGFDPATLSAVVGRGGLFQPVISGTYAVNQQMINDGRRGVLGEHASNLGCALAYGIAWDLGIPSYICDPPSVDEFPPLSRLSGHTIIPRVSLFHCLNVKATARRTAADLGKPLEELNLIIGHLGGGISIVALEGGRAIEAHNALHDGPYTPERAGTLPTFPLMDWVYREARNGTPLGKLKKTLTGGGGLVAYMGTNSAKDVEDMVLAGDKKAELYFKGMAYQISYYIGAVAVALKGEVDAIALTGGLAYGDIMMEWIRDWTGWIAPLKIYPGQDEMGALAAAALRALRGEEEVLEYPTYVKDDGDGG
- a CDS encoding DNRLRE domain-containing protein, encoding MIRFDLADLPDDIVVDAAVLTLYHYAVYQPGTGWTIQRLTEDWQEDAVTYNTLPTYDPAIYAKAYMLGEAGPVIFDVRDLIAEWVAGASPNYGLLVTNDFQIYGEWPGVASSDHPQADWRPELVIEYHESGPGVQTSSWGRLKVRGG
- a CDS encoding T9SS type A sorting domain-containing protein, whose product is MKKLSILILLVCLATAGAQERQIIAVDTEDVVGLWTSLTLDDLGYPHIAYQKTNPDCELRYAYWDGAQWVIEIVDDEGFPGKYTSLALDSQGRPHISYFAEDPVDMRYAHWNGAEWVIETLEADNSAGSHSDLALDSNDYPHLIYYDIGLGAVKYAHWDGVDWTIETVVDGGYIGLDGHIALDSNDLPHLVFQSYGMGADYYHWDGAAWQTATPAYGTMLTNYDIAVDFNDNPHFVYNDGDENALCYAYYDGAAWQTEQVTTELQMGLYSSLVLDENDYPHVAHYDNENDDLVYTWWDGAAWTSEILDEEDVVGKHTSLALDENDNPVVSYFDAGGLDLNFLWTNNPPPPFSLLGPEDGSIFETWPEVSWEEVVDFPAVGYALLYSTDPDFSTYNEITDLDTTNYTFSGDELVIGPLYYWKVRATDGFAETISNETWSFQVSPTFHLLSPPDGQQVPDWPRVDWEDLPLAVSPTYDLWFSTEPDFAPHQTITGLINSEYQFGPLELRRGLTYYWKVQAWQSSSSFWSAETWSFTVPPDLSTLEAELTSTLADDGVLLSWTVEGGSPAAVRLLRNDGSGEPAYVGPSFDGRVTRYLDRRADAGHSYSYWLELTMPNGNTRRFGPTEELLVPEPELIFSLEEPWPCPAVESVSLAFTLPEARHVSLAVYDLSGRRVAQLTRGELGPGRHQLTWDCSGESAGLYLLRLESENRALSRRVVVGR